From a single Pantanalinema sp. genomic region:
- the lexA gene encoding transcriptional repressor LexA, with product MSDTKLPKRQQEVLDFLRRSITERGYVPSIREIVEALGVHSTSTIHYHLTGLAERGLIRWDKGKNRAIQVMDMGAPAMVATPTREDAAETARLPIAGRIAAGSPIEAIEDATETLDLKGMWASTGNFALEVTGESMIEDHIMPGDMVIVKPQASARDGEIVVALLESGEATLKRIYKEKGGFRLQPANATMAPIFVDRVQVQGRVIGVVRQVH from the coding sequence ATGTCCGACACCAAGCTGCCGAAGCGCCAGCAGGAGGTCCTCGACTTCCTGCGTCGCTCCATCACCGAGCGGGGCTACGTCCCCTCGATCCGCGAGATCGTCGAGGCGCTCGGCGTGCACTCGACCTCGACCATCCACTACCACCTGACGGGCCTGGCCGAGCGCGGCCTGATCCGCTGGGACAAGGGCAAGAACCGCGCCATCCAGGTCATGGACATGGGCGCTCCGGCGATGGTGGCCACGCCGACGCGCGAGGACGCGGCCGAGACCGCGCGCCTGCCCATCGCCGGCCGCATCGCCGCGGGCTCGCCCATCGAGGCCATCGAGGACGCCACCGAGACCCTGGACCTCAAGGGGATGTGGGCCTCGACCGGCAACTTCGCGCTCGAGGTCACGGGCGAGAGCATGATCGAGGACCACATCATGCCGGGGGACATGGTCATCGTGAAGCCCCAGGCCTCGGCCCGGGACGGCGAGATCGTCGTGGCGCTGCTCGAGAGCGGCGAAGCCACCCTCAAGCGCATCTACAAGGAGAAGGGCGGCTTCCGCCTCCAGCCGGCCAACGCCACCATGGCGCCCATCTTC
- the groES gene encoding co-chaperone GroES: protein MATATAQQIRPLGDRIVVKVVKEEKTAGGIVLPDTAQEKPQIGEVVAVGSGRLLDNGERAKMEVAKGNKVLFAKYAGTEVKLEGETYLLISEKDILGIVE from the coding sequence ATGGCCACTGCTACCGCGCAGCAGATCCGTCCTCTCGGCGATCGCATCGTCGTGAAGGTCGTCAAGGAAGAGAAGACGGCCGGCGGCATCGTCCTGCCCGACACCGCCCAGGAGAAGCCCCAGATCGGCGAAGTCGTCGCCGTGGGCTCCGGGCGTTTGCTCGACAACGGTGAGCGCGCCAAGATGGAAGTCGCCAAGGGCAACAAGGTGCTGTTCGCGAAGTACGCCGGCACCGAGGTCAAGCTCGAGGGCGAGACCTATCTCCTGATCAGCGAGAAGGACATCCTCGGCATCGTCGAGTAG